In bacterium, one genomic interval encodes:
- a CDS encoding non-canonical purine NTP pyrophosphatase, producing MELLLATRNPAKIETFRTLLGGIGAELRTLAQYPHLTPYPEDEPTFEANAIGKATWYARATGLPALADDGGLEIEVLDGWPGVHSRRIFGDGRAATDDEMIAEVLRRMEGIPEKHRGCRMRNVLAFVA from the coding sequence ATGGAACTACTCCTCGCCACGCGCAACCCCGCGAAGATCGAGACGTTCCGTACGCTCCTTGGAGGCATCGGTGCAGAGCTCCGCACGCTCGCGCAGTACCCGCATCTCACGCCGTACCCCGAGGACGAACCCACGTTTGAGGCGAACGCCATCGGTAAGGCCACGTGGTACGCACGCGCGACGGGGCTGCCGGCACTCGCCGATGACGGCGGTCTGGAGATCGAGGTGCTCGACGGCTGGCCGGGAGTTCACTCGAGGCGTATCTTTGGAGATGGGCGCGCGGCAACGGATGATGAAATGATTGCCGAGGTCCTGCGACGCATGGAGGGCATTCCCGAGAAGCATCGCGGTTGTCGCATGCGTAACGTTCTTGCGTTCGTGGCATAG
- the serS gene encoding serine--tRNA ligase: MIDLKWLAEHQREAEEGFTAKGCDVPIAAMLTLDAERKRILQKVEAVAAEKHAASKELGKLSPKVREEKLAVLRALDASNDADAKRLKDVEQELHELVWNVPNLPLSDVPVGKDGTENVVERTVGERPSFDFTPRPYWELGATLGVFDTERGAKVSGSRFGYLTGPGALLEFAMLNHAMRVLTAEGFTPVIPPALINANAMEAMGYTIHGQRTETYYFEQDDQYLIGTSEQSIGPMHMDEILDETDLPKRYVAFSPCFRREAGSYGKDTKGIFRVHQYDKVEMFSFTTPEQSLAEHEYLLGLEERLLQDVGLPYQVLKMCTGDLGIQAARKFDLEAWFPAEGAYRELTSTSTCTDWQARRLNIRYRPKDGGAPRFVHTLNGTAWSMNRPICAILENFQQADGTVMVPEVLRPWLGMDRITAA; the protein is encoded by the coding sequence ATGATTGATCTCAAATGGCTCGCAGAACATCAGCGTGAAGCGGAAGAGGGCTTTACGGCGAAGGGATGCGACGTCCCCATCGCCGCGATGCTCACGCTCGATGCTGAACGCAAACGGATCCTCCAGAAAGTCGAGGCCGTTGCCGCAGAGAAGCACGCGGCATCGAAGGAGCTCGGAAAACTCTCACCAAAGGTGCGCGAAGAGAAGCTCGCAGTACTCCGTGCACTCGATGCGTCGAATGATGCAGATGCGAAGCGGCTCAAAGACGTTGAACAGGAGCTCCACGAGCTTGTCTGGAACGTTCCAAATCTTCCGCTTTCAGATGTGCCGGTGGGGAAGGACGGTACGGAGAACGTCGTTGAGCGCACCGTAGGCGAACGTCCGTCGTTTGATTTCACGCCAAGGCCCTACTGGGAGCTCGGTGCTACACTCGGGGTGTTCGATACGGAGCGCGGCGCGAAGGTGAGTGGGTCACGATTCGGGTACCTCACCGGCCCGGGTGCGCTCCTCGAGTTCGCGATGCTCAATCACGCCATGCGCGTCCTCACCGCTGAGGGATTCACGCCAGTCATTCCGCCAGCGCTCATCAACGCCAACGCCATGGAGGCCATGGGCTACACCATCCACGGTCAGCGGACAGAGACGTACTACTTCGAACAGGACGATCAGTACCTCATCGGAACGTCCGAACAGTCCATTGGACCGATGCACATGGATGAGATTCTTGACGAGACGGACCTCCCGAAACGCTACGTCGCGTTCTCACCGTGTTTTCGTCGCGAGGCCGGAAGCTACGGGAAAGACACGAAGGGCATCTTCCGTGTGCACCAGTACGACAAGGTGGAGATGTTCAGTTTCACGACGCCCGAGCAATCCCTCGCGGAGCATGAGTACCTCCTCGGTCTTGAGGAACGCCTCCTGCAGGATGTTGGCCTCCCTTACCAAGTACTGAAAATGTGTACGGGTGACCTCGGAATCCAGGCAGCCCGAAAGTTCGATCTCGAGGCATGGTTCCCGGCCGAAGGAGCTTACCGCGAACTCACTTCGACTTCTACATGCACGGACTGGCAGGCACGTCGGCTGAATATTCGCTACCGTCCGAAGGATGGCGGAGCACCGAGGTTCGTGCACACACTCAACGGAACGGCGTGGTCTATGAACCGCCCCATCTGCGCGATCCTCGAGAACTTCCAGCAAGCCGACGGCACCGTGATGGTTCCGGAGGTGTTGCGTCCATGGCTGGGGATGGATCGCATCACGGCAGCGTAG
- a CDS encoding adenylyltransferase/cytidyltransferase family protein, translating to MTRVVAFGVFDGIHPGHVSFLTQARALGDELIVVVTRDVVARAEKGRVPALTEHERREVVQALRVVDGACIGDAPETYGSILRDLAPDIIAVGYDQQYDGEVALHRLADLGLSATQLVRCEAYEGGKHHTSTLRS from the coding sequence ATGACGAGGGTCGTTGCGTTCGGCGTTTTCGACGGAATCCACCCGGGGCACGTCTCCTTCCTCACGCAAGCCCGCGCGCTCGGCGATGAGCTCATCGTGGTCGTCACGCGCGACGTGGTCGCACGAGCGGAGAAGGGGAGAGTGCCCGCGCTCACCGAGCATGAGCGACGCGAGGTTGTTCAAGCGCTCCGTGTCGTTGATGGAGCGTGCATCGGTGACGCACCCGAGACATACGGCAGCATCCTCCGCGACCTCGCACCCGACATCATCGCCGTCGGCTACGATCAGCAGTACGATGGAGAGGTGGCATTGCATCGCCTCGCGGACCTCGGTCTCTCTGCGACGCAGCTCGTTCGCTGTGAAGCATACGAGGGTGGCAAGCATCACACGAGTACGTTGCGCTCCTGA